The genomic DNA TAATAAACATAATCCTTACCACCTACGGTAAGGGTTTTGCGGCATTTAAAGCTGTCGATGTGCGACACTGCGTTCGTCCTTCATGCTACTGGCCGGAAAACCAGGACGAACGCCTCTGCTGCGTTTCAAGGACGCGCCAAGGTGCGGGTGCAGTCATTTCCGCTGTCCGTCCCGATGCCTGCGTCCTTGAGGGCAACAGGTTGAGATCGGCCAAAAATGGTTTCCACGCCGACCGCTGGCGTGGTAGCCCTCATATAGAGAGTTTTCTAAAACGATTCCAGACAGAATATCGTGAATTCGGCCCCTTGCGGCGAAATGTTGCGATGCCTTTCCGTAGACCTTCCGGGGTTCCGGTTCTATTGGTCTGGCAATTATCCATCGGGGCTTAGAGGGTATAAAATGCGGCTTGAAGCCGAAAATCTGGCGGGCGAGAGAGGCGGGGAAACGATTTTCGCTGGCCTGTCTTTTGCTCTCGGTGAAGGCGAGGCGCTGGTGGTGACCGGACCGAATGGCTCGGGCAAGTCCACGCTGCTGCGAATCATCAGCGGCCTGCTTCAGCCCGAAGCGGGCAAGGTTGAGCTTCGCGAGGATGGCACAGTTTTTCCGGTGCGCGCCGCCTGCCATTATCTCGGCCATCAGAACGCGATGAAACCGGCGCTCAGCGTGCGTGAAAACCTGTCCTTCTGGCAGAAGTTCAATGGTGCTGCGCAAACGGAGATCGATGAGGCGCTGGAAGCCGTCGATCTGCCCGGCGTGGAGCATCTGCCTTTCGGCTATCTGTCGACGGGGCAGAAGCGCCGTGTTTCCATCGCCAGGCTTCTGGTCAGTCATCGTCCGCTCTGGATCGTCGATGAACCGACAGCCGGTCTCGACAAGGCGTCCGAAGCCCGCTTCGCCGAGCTGATGCGCGGGCATATGCGGGGCGGCGGCATGATCGTCGCTGCAACGCATATTCCTCTTGGCCTTGAAGGTGTCAGCGCGCTCGACATGGCCGCCTGTTCAGTCGAGGCTGCCTGATGCTGGCGCTTTTTCTGAGAGATTTGCGCCTCAGTTTCCGCGCCGGTGGTGGCGCGCTGATCGGAATCCTATTCTTTCTGGCCGTGATTTCGGTGATGCCCTTCGGCGTCGGGCCTGATCTCAACCTTCTCGCACGCATCGGTCCTGCCATGCTGTGGATCGGCGCGTTGCTGGCAACGCTACTGGGGCTCGACCGGCTGTTTCAGGCTGACCGGGAGGATGGTTCGCTCGACCTGCTGCTGATCGGCGCGGACAGTCACATGCTGGCCTTCACGGTTTTTGTGAAATGCGTGGCCCATTGGGTGGCAAGTGTGCTGCCGCTGGTAATCGCATCGCCAATGCTCGGCCTGTTCATGAACATGGATGCATCGGCAATCGGCGCAACATCGCTGACGCTTCTGGTGGGAACGCCCGCCATCGCCTTCATTGGCGCTGTGGGTGCAGCCCTTGCCGTGGCGCTGCCGCGTGGCGGGTTGCTGGTGTCGGTGATCGTTCTGCCGCTCACCATTCCGGTGCTCATTTTCGGTGTATCAGCTTCGCATGGAGCGACAGTAGACAATGCGCCCTTTCTGGCGCCATTCCTTATTCTTGCAGCACTCACCCTGTTCTTTGCCGTCCTCGGGCCTCTGGCCGCGAGCGCGGCACTGAAAAGTTCGGCGGATTGAACATGATCCCGAAAAGTGGGAACCGCCTTCGCGGGGAAAACAGTCCACTGGACTGTTTTCTGATCCCGCTACGATCAGAATCGATCAAGTTCGGCGGATTGACGCAGTTGATTACGGTCAATTGAACGGCACGGGGGTGGAAGGTAAGTATAGGCCATGGAAAAAGACATGACCAAAGACGCCGTTAAAACCACGAGCTGGCTCGATCTGGCCAATCCCACGCGGTTCCTTGCCTTTGCAGGCAAGGTGTTGCCATGGCTGGCCGTGCTTTCGGTGCTGTTTCTGGCGGCTGGTCTCTATATGGTCTTTTTCCTGTCGCCGGAAGACTACCAGCAGGGCATGACGGTTCGCATCATGTATATCCATGTGCCTTTCGCATGGCTTTCCATGATGTGCTATTCGATCATGGCTGTTTCGGCGCTGGGCACGCTGGTCTGGCGACATCCGCTGGCCGATGTCTCGATCCGCGCAGCCGCTCCGCTCGGTGCCGTCTTCACCGCGCTTGCGCTCGCCACCGGTTCGCTCTGGGGCAAGCCGATGTGGGGCACGTGGTGGGTGTGGGATGCGCGACTGACTTCGGTGTTCGTGCTGTTCCTGATGTATCTCGGCATTATCGCGCTGTCGCGCGCCATGGACGATCCGGCGAAAAGCGCCAAACCTGTGGCCGTGCTCACGCTGGTCGGCTTCATCAATATTCCGATCATCAAATTCTCGGTCGACTGGTGGAACACGCTGCATCAGCCAGCCTCGGTGTTCCGCATGGATGGACCGACCATCGACGGCTCCATGTTGCGCCCGCTTTTCGTGATGGCTATCGGCTTCTCGCTTCTGTTTTTCACCCTGCATATGATGGCCATGCGCAATGAAATCTGGCGCCGCCGCGTGGCGTCGATGAAGAAGCTTGCCGCACGGAATGCCGACCGCAATCGCAAAGCACAGGAGGGTGCAGTATGAACCATCTTGGCTATGTTCTCGCATCCTATGGCATCACGGTCGCGGCACTCGCCGTCACCATTGGCTGGATATTGATCGATCAGCGTATCCACAAAAACGAACTGAAGCGGCTTGAGGCGCAGGGTGTGCGCCGCCGTTCTGCAAAAGCCTCCGGTAAAGCACAATGACCGAAACGACCGAGAAGCCAGCCGCGCCGAAAAAGCGCTCCACATGGGTTGCCCTGCTGCCGCTGGCGATTTTCGTCGGACTGGCGGCGGTGTTTGCGGTCCAGCTTCTGTCGGGCAAGGACAATACGACGATCCCTTCCGCTTTGATCGGCAAGCAGGCACCGCAGACGAACCTGCCGCCCGTCGAGGGGCTGGTGCGCGATGGCGTGCCTGTGCCCGGCCTCAACAGCGAAGAGTTTAAGGGCAAGCTGACACTGGTGAATGTCTGGGGATCGTGGTGCGTTCCCTGCCGTCAGGAGCATCCGCTCCTGATGGAAATCGCCAAGGACGAGCGCATCCGCGTGGTTGGCCTCAATTACAAGGACCAGCCGGAAAATGCGCGCCGCTTCTTGGGCGATCTAGGCAACCCGTTTGCAGCCGTCGGTGCCGACCGCGCCGGACGCTCAGCCATCGAATGGGGCGTCTACGGCGTGCCGGAAACCTTCCTCGTCGGTCCGGATGGTAAGATTGTCTACAAGCATGTCGGGCCGTTTACGCCAGAATCTGTGAAGAATGATCTGATGCCACTTATAAAATAAACACGACTAATTGGGTAAATACGACATGGAGCCACTTGAAAAGCTAGTAGGTTTATATTTGCGGCTAAATGGTTATTTTTTGTCAAAATATATTATCCACTCGCCTAAAAGCGGAACTGTGCGCGGGGAAGTAGACTGGCTAGCTTTTAAAGGTGCTCATCATTCGCAAAGCCATGTAGGGGATAGTGGGTGTGACTTTCTAAGCCTAAAAGAGAAGCACAATGATATTATCATCTGCGAAGTAAAGTCATCAGCTTCCTCTGATTTTAATAAATCTTTGAAGAGTACTGAAAATATTAAGGACATATTATCATGGATAGGTGTTGTTTCCGATAGAGATATCGATTCACTTGCTGAGAAAGTATCGAAATTAGTTTCTCGAGATGTAGATAAAATTGAAGCGCAATTAGGTATAGTTTATCAGAACTATGTTTTCAGGCCGCTTTTAGCGATTGGTGTGGATTCTGACCGGGATTTTGAGAAGCGTTGGCGTCTTAATACTGGCATAATTTTCAATTTCATTAAAAAAAGATTGGCAACAGAAAACCATATACCGTCATGCTCTAGAAACTACGGAGCTTCGCAATGGGGCGATGATTATAAAGATCTGATAGATTGGTTTAAAAAAAATAATGCTGAAACTATCAATATAGAAAACTTCAATAAGAAATTTAAAGGTTAAATAGCACTGCCCTTAATAGGGCAGTGCTAAATCACGTAACAATCAATCCGGCAGTTTCCGCACCGCGCCCTTGGCGGCACTGGTTGCCATCGAAGCATAAGCCTTCAAGGCAGTGGAAATCTTGCGCTTGCGTGTTTCCGCTGGCTTCCAGCCCGTTTCTTCCTGCTCGGCGCGGCGTTCTGCCAGCGTTGCATCATCAACAGCCAGATGGATCTTGCGGTTTGGAATGTCGATATCAATGATATCGCCTTCGCGCACCAGACCAATGGTGCCGCCTTCGGCTGCTTCCGGCGAAACGTGACCAATCGAGAGGCCTGAAGAGCCGCCCGAGAAACGTCCGTCGGTGATCAGCGCGCAAGCCTTACCCAGACCCTTCGACTTCAGATAGCTGGTCGGGTAGAGCATTTCCTGCATGCCGGGGCCGCCGCGCGGGCCTTCATAGCGGATCAGTACAATGTCGCCAGCCTTGATCTTGCCGTTCAGAATGCCGAGTACTGCGGTATCCTGACTTTCGAAGATGCGGGCAGGGCCGGAGAACTTCAGGATGGAATCGTCCACGCCTGCTGTCTTCACGATGCAGCCGTCTTCGGCCAGATTGCCGTAAAGCACGGCCAGACCGCCATCTTGACTGAAGGCGTGTTCCTTGGAGCGGATGACGCCCTTTTCACGGTCGGTATCGACGCTGTCGAAGCGGCGTTCCTGAGAGAAGGCAACCTGCGTCGGCACGCCACCGGGTGCAGCTGAATAGAACTTGTGCACCATGTCGCTGTTGGTGCGGGTCACGTCCCAATGATCGAGCGCCTTGGCAACGGTTTCGCTGTGCACGGTCGGCAGATCGGTATTGATCAGCCCTGCCTTGTCGAGCTGACCGAGAATGCCCATGATGCCGCCTGCGCGGTGCACATCTTCCATGTGAACGGTATTGTTGGCAGGCGCGACCTTGCAGAGCACCGGCACGCGGCGCGACAGGCGGTCGATATCGGCCATGGTGAAATCGATTTCGGCTTCCTGTGCAGCTGCAAGCAGATGCAGAACCGTATTGGTCGAACCGCCCATGGCAATGTCGAGCGTCATGGCGTTTTCAAAAGCCGGGAAGCTCGCAATCGAGCGTGGCAGCACGCTTTCGTCGTCCTGCTCGTAATAACGGCGGGCGAGATCGACAACCAGATGACCGGCTTCCACGAAGAGGCGCTTGCGGTCGGCATGGGTTGCGAGCGTCGAGCCATTGCCCGGCAGCGACAGGCCGAGCGCTTCGGTGAGGCAGTTCATCGAGTTTGCGGTGAACATGCCCGAGCACGAACCGCAGGTCGGGCATGCTGAACGCTCAATCGCCTTGACCTGATCGTCGGTGTAGCTGTCGTCGGCGGCTGCAACCATCGCATCGACGAGGTCGAGCTTCTTGACCTGATCATCCCAGACGACCTTGCCTGCTTCCATCGGACCGCCGGAAACGAACACGACCGGGATATTGAGGCGCAGAGCGGCCATCAGCATACCGGGAGTGATCTTGTCGCAGTTGGAAATGCAGACCATCGCATCGGCGCAATGGGCATTGACCATATATTCGACCGAGTCGGCGATGAGTTCACGCGACGGCAGCGAATAGAGCATGCCGTCGTGACCCATGGCGATGCCGTCATCGACCGCAATGGTGTTGAATTCTTTTGCCACGCCGCCAGCGCTTTCAATTTCGCGCGCAACGAGCTGGCCGAGGTCCTTCAGGTGCACGTGGCCGGGCACGAACTGGGTGAACGAGTTCACCACGGCAATAATCGGCTTGCCGAAATCCTCATCCTTCATGCCGGTGGCGCGCCATAGGCCGCGCGCGCCGGCCATGTTGCGACCGTGGGTGGTTGTACGCGAACGATAAGGAGGCATTTTCAAACCTTTTAGGAACTATTCCAATGTGTAACGTCGATATGACAGAACCGTTCCCGCTGAGCAAAGCGCAAATTGCCCCATACTATCGGGGCTGAACCATTCGCAGACTTGCGGACAACGGAAAGGGTTCCGGCGTGCGACAGCTTTCGCAGGCACAGACACGGCAATCTAGCACGTTATTGTTATAATGCAAAAGATATTGCGCTGAAAACGTAAGGAAGTTGCTCAGCCTCAAGATGGTGCGTCTGCCATGGCGGCATCCAGCAGGGCATTCGCCGTTTTCATCCGCTGTTCCGCGGCAAGGCGAAACTCTTCCGGCAGGCGGTCCGGATGATTGCTGGCGGCAAAGCTGCGCCGCCGCCGTTGCAGTTCGGAGCGTTTCAGGCCGGAATGCAGGTCCAGCTCCTGGCGGATTGCATCCGGCGACTGCTTCTGCATCCGCGCTTCTATCGCCTGTCTTTCCTGTTCAGGCTCGGGCGCAGCCTCCGGCACGCTCTCAATATCGAACAGGCTTTCAAGATTGTCCGGCTGGCGGGGTGTTGCTGGCGTATCGCCGAAACCCACGGAAAAGACGGCGGAAGCAAACCCGAATTGCGGCGGGCGGGTGTTTTCCTCGGGGCTTGCGTCAGCCTCGACTTCCTTCAGAACCGTTGCGAAATCCGGGCGGTTCCGCAGCATCAGGCTTGCTGCACCCTATGCGACGAAAAGGCGGAAGCCAGAGCGCGCGTCAGCCGGGATGGCAGCACAGGCTTCTGAAAGACCGGTATTCCGGGATAACGTGCCGCAAGGCGCGCTGGAAGGCCACCGCCGGTATGGATGACCACGAAGACATCACGGCTCTTCAACCGGTCCAGCACGGCTTCCACATCGCCATCGGCGAGGTTCACATCGAGAATGGCGGCATCAACTTCATTGCGATTGATGATATCTATTGCTTGCCGGACGGTGCCGACCGGACCGAGAACGGTTCCGTTCGCATCCTCGACAGTCGCGGCGACATCGAGGGCGACGAAAATCTCGTCTTCCACCACCAATACCCGCCGCTGTCCAAGATCGTTCATCACTTGTCTCGCTGCCTCCCTTTTTGAGGTAAGCCCTTCACGCAAGAAATGCGCGAGCGCAAGCAGAGGTTCCCTTCGCCGGCATGATAATTCGTTAATGGTGAATCAAACCTTTACCGGTTTTGGAGGCCGCGATGTCAGAATGCGGTGAAGGTCAGCGTCGTCAGTGAACGGATGATGTTGGGAATGTTGAGAACATTCTCGTTGATGAACTTGCCGATATCCTGATCCTCGGCAATGTAGATCTTGGCCAGAAGGTCGAATTCGCCGCTGGTGGAATAAAGCTCGGAGACGATTTCGCGCTGAAAGAGCGTATCGGCAACTTCGTAGGTCTTGCCGGGGGCGCACTGCAGTTGCAGGAAAACGGGCTTCATGTCTCTTCCTTTCGCGACGGGACTGCGTGGCGGATATCACAGCAGTGTTTGCAGGTTACAAACACGGACAGCCCGCCGAAATCAAGAGCGAAAGCATAGCGGATGGCGATGTTTGGCGCAGCAGGTTTGTCCTCCACGCATGGCTGGTTCACGCGGAGGTTTTAATTTACTCAATTGTAATTTTCTTGAGAGGGCGCAATAAGACTTCTCCCAGAAATTGTAATTTGCGC from Brucella anthropi ATCC 49188 includes the following:
- the ccmA gene encoding heme ABC exporter ATP-binding protein CcmA, producing the protein MRLEAENLAGERGGETIFAGLSFALGEGEALVVTGPNGSGKSTLLRIISGLLQPEAGKVELREDGTVFPVRAACHYLGHQNAMKPALSVRENLSFWQKFNGAAQTEIDEALEAVDLPGVEHLPFGYLSTGQKRRVSIARLLVSHRPLWIVDEPTAGLDKASEARFAELMRGHMRGGGMIVAATHIPLGLEGVSALDMAACSVEAA
- the ccmB gene encoding heme exporter protein CcmB; this translates as MLALFLRDLRLSFRAGGGALIGILFFLAVISVMPFGVGPDLNLLARIGPAMLWIGALLATLLGLDRLFQADREDGSLDLLLIGADSHMLAFTVFVKCVAHWVASVLPLVIASPMLGLFMNMDASAIGATSLTLLVGTPAIAFIGAVGAALAVALPRGGLLVSVIVLPLTIPVLIFGVSASHGATVDNAPFLAPFLILAALTLFFAVLGPLAASAALKSSAD
- a CDS encoding heme ABC transporter permease; the encoded protein is MTKDAVKTTSWLDLANPTRFLAFAGKVLPWLAVLSVLFLAAGLYMVFFLSPEDYQQGMTVRIMYIHVPFAWLSMMCYSIMAVSALGTLVWRHPLADVSIRAAAPLGAVFTALALATGSLWGKPMWGTWWVWDARLTSVFVLFLMYLGIIALSRAMDDPAKSAKPVAVLTLVGFINIPIIKFSVDWWNTLHQPASVFRMDGPTIDGSMLRPLFVMAIGFSLLFFTLHMMAMRNEIWRRRVASMKKLAARNADRNRKAQEGAV
- the ccmD gene encoding heme exporter protein CcmD, giving the protein MNHLGYVLASYGITVAALAVTIGWILIDQRIHKNELKRLEAQGVRRRSAKASGKAQ
- a CDS encoding DsbE family thiol:disulfide interchange protein translates to MTETTEKPAAPKKRSTWVALLPLAIFVGLAAVFAVQLLSGKDNTTIPSALIGKQAPQTNLPPVEGLVRDGVPVPGLNSEEFKGKLTLVNVWGSWCVPCRQEHPLLMEIAKDERIRVVGLNYKDQPENARRFLGDLGNPFAAVGADRAGRSAIEWGVYGVPETFLVGPDGKIVYKHVGPFTPESVKNDLMPLIK
- the ilvD gene encoding dihydroxy-acid dehydratase: MPPYRSRTTTHGRNMAGARGLWRATGMKDEDFGKPIIAVVNSFTQFVPGHVHLKDLGQLVAREIESAGGVAKEFNTIAVDDGIAMGHDGMLYSLPSRELIADSVEYMVNAHCADAMVCISNCDKITPGMLMAALRLNIPVVFVSGGPMEAGKVVWDDQVKKLDLVDAMVAAADDSYTDDQVKAIERSACPTCGSCSGMFTANSMNCLTEALGLSLPGNGSTLATHADRKRLFVEAGHLVVDLARRYYEQDDESVLPRSIASFPAFENAMTLDIAMGGSTNTVLHLLAAAQEAEIDFTMADIDRLSRRVPVLCKVAPANNTVHMEDVHRAGGIMGILGQLDKAGLINTDLPTVHSETVAKALDHWDVTRTNSDMVHKFYSAAPGGVPTQVAFSQERRFDSVDTDREKGVIRSKEHAFSQDGGLAVLYGNLAEDGCIVKTAGVDDSILKFSGPARIFESQDTAVLGILNGKIKAGDIVLIRYEGPRGGPGMQEMLYPTSYLKSKGLGKACALITDGRFSGGSSGLSIGHVSPEAAEGGTIGLVREGDIIDIDIPNRKIHLAVDDATLAERRAEQEETGWKPAETRKRKISTALKAYASMATSAAKGAVRKLPD
- a CDS encoding response regulator — protein: MNDLGQRRVLVVEDEIFVALDVAATVEDANGTVLGPVGTVRQAIDIINRNEVDAAILDVNLADGDVEAVLDRLKSRDVFVVIHTGGGLPARLAARYPGIPVFQKPVLPSRLTRALASAFSSHRVQQA
- a CDS encoding Lrp/AsnC ligand binding domain-containing protein, yielding MKPVFLQLQCAPGKTYEVADTLFQREIVSELYSTSGEFDLLAKIYIAEDQDIGKFINENVLNIPNIIRSLTTLTFTAF